In the Glycine max cultivar Williams 82 chromosome 19, Glycine_max_v4.0, whole genome shotgun sequence genome, ATGGTTATTACTGGAGACAACAAGAACACCGCTGAAGCTATATGCCGTGAAATAGGTGTATTTTCTCCAGATGAAGACATTAGTTCTAAAAGTTTAACTGGTAGAGATTTTATGGAACTGCGTGATAAAAAGACCTATCTGAGACAGCCTGGTgggcttttgttttcaagggcTGAACCTAGGCACAAGCAAGAAATTGTGAGGCTGCTGAAAGAGGAAGGGGAAGTGGTAGCCATGACTGGGGATGGTGTTAATGATGCTCCTGCCTTGAAGCTTGCAGACATTGGTATTGCAATGGGCATTGCAGGGACAGAGGTATTTTGTTTTCACTGTAATCATATTGTGGTTTCTGGTACAACTAACAAGTGGTGAACATTAGTGATTGATTTGGGCTTTCTAATTGGAAGATGGTAATCTTTAAAGTGCTTGCGGTTTGAGTTTGATGTGTTTTAACACAAATCTGAAGTGTTGGATGTTGTCTTGGTGACTGATTATTGTAATTAGTTAGATTAAAGGACactaattaatattgttattttgtttttggcaactcatctcttttatcttatgCTATTCCAATGTAGGTGGCAAAGGAAGCTTCAGATATGGTGTTGGCAGATGATAATTTTAGTTCAATTGTTGCTGCTGTTGGTGAGGGTAGATCTATCTACAATAATATGAAGGCCTTTATCAGGTGATTCTTATTGTCGTTAAATAACTTATCCACAATTCCACATAAGTCACTATTGCAAATAAAGGATAATTTGCTATATCACTTTCTCTCTCAATCTTTGCTTAGTTTATGGCTAAAAACAAGGGGGAAATGcctataataataatgaacTATATACATGCTGGCTGTAGTTATCTATCAGTGCACAATATGGCCTTGAGTTTTTTCCCTATGAATATcaagtaaacaaaattaaaaaaaaataaggaacatAGAACTGTGGATTCTACATGACATTCCATCTCTCAAAATTGTTTGAAACATGGAAGGCAGTAGTTTTTGACTGTTGTTTGATTTGATCTAGATTTTGTAGCAGTGttgatttattttcatattcataACTGAGATGTTACGATGGGTTTGGTTGATTTGCTAGATTTCTTTTTAACAATCCTAAAGTGCATAGTTCAGAATTTGCTGTCTAAAACCTTTGATGTTTAGAACCTTTAAAAGAGGTTTAAACTTCTTTTTAACTATGCTAAAATGCATATTTCAGAATTTTCTCTAATGTAAAGCACTCAAAATCTCGAGTGGCATTGCATGGCTTCCTTTGTAATTGATATCTAGTACTCTAGTTATCTACTTTTGTTAGTTACCTATATGTGCTGGTATTTTAAGAACCttcccaaatgataaaatttattatcatttaagttGTAACTGAAATTAATTTGCAGGTATATGATCTCTTCCAATATTGGCGAGGTTGCTTCTATATTTTTAACAGCTGCATTAGGTATTCCTGAAGGATTGATACCTGTCCAGCTTCTGTGGGTCAATCTTGTCACTGATGGACCCCCTGCAACAGCTTTGGGATTTAATCCTCCAGATAAGGATATAATGAAAAAGCCTCCTCGTCACAGTGATgactcattaattaatttgtggaTTTTATTCCGCTATCTGGTAAGTtgcccttttttgtttttaatttcctttcGGTTGCACACTCATACCTTTTGTTGGGCTCCTATTATGTTTCAAATGTTGATAATTTTATGTGGATTACTTACCTCTAATCTTCTCCCTGATGTTATACTTCTCAGGTTATTGGGATTTATGTTGGATTAGCTACAGTTGGTATCTTCATCATATGGTATACACATGGTTCCTTCTTTGGTATTGACCTTAGTGGGGATGGACATAGTCTTGTGACTTACACCCAACTTGCCAACTGGGGTCAATGCTCCTCATGGCAGAACTTCACTGCTTCTCCATTCACTGCTGGTGCTAAAACTATCACGTTTGATAACCCCTGTGATTACTTTTCAACTGGTAAAGTGAAAGCTATGACACTGTCACTTTCTGTGTTGGTAGCCATTGAAATGTTCAACTCTCTCAATGCCCTATCTGAAGATGGAAGCCTTTTGACAATGCCCCCTTGGGTCAACCCTTGGCTTCTTTTGGCAATGTCAGTATCATTTGGTCTGCACTTTTTGATCTTGTACGTGCCATTCTTAGCCCAAGTATTTGGTATCGTGCCTCTGAGCTTCAACGAGTGGCTTTTGGTTTTGGTTGTTGCACTTCCGGTCATTCTAATTGACGAGATTCTGAAATTTGTGGGGAGGTGTACAAGTTCTCGAGCATCAAGTGCAAGAAAATCAAAGCAAAAATCAGAGTAGACGGTTTACTGTAGTCATTAGAAAAGTTGCTCAATCCTTCAGCGACATGAACGATATTATATTAGAGACTGAAGAGGTGGCATCAACGCCAATTAATCTTAAGTTAGTGCTATTTTAGGCCTTTCTGTAGTCTTCCATCCCATTTTATAATTAGGGATGGCCGGGCTTGCATTGGGTGCACTATATGttgcttttttttaatctcttattaTCCTTTTGCCCCTGTTCTTTGAACAATTTTAagattttcacaaaaaaaagggaaaaacctTCAAATTTGTCTTCCTGAAAACCAACCAGCTTCTATATTCTTGTTTGTGTTTGCTCAGACACAGAAGGTGGGAATTTTATTAATCCTAATTGAAATTTCATTCTTTTTGTTCTTGTCATAGTGGTTATGCAACTTAAGGAAAACGTTGTTTGTGGGAAAATTAGGAGTAAATAGTTAGAGAGTACTGGCAATTTGTCCTTGCGTTATACTTTGATGATAGGACCCCTCACGCACAAATGGGAGGGGGAATGATATCCAATGACCAATGTCTCTGCGGTGTCTGCCTGCAGCTGCAAGGATACTCCCTGAATGTACTAGCACTGTTTATTCCCAATGggtataagaataaaattttcacggtaaaaatttaaaatgggaCTTAACCTTTGATTTTCGGTTCTTGTTTTTATAGTACATAAAGTCCCCACCTAGAATCTGTTAAAAGAATTCTGGGGTCATTGAGATAGgcaactaataatattaaaagtgtCCAACGATAAGGGTGACATATGGGTAGTTCGATCAATCGTGACCCTCGTGCTGCATGCTAACGTTTTCTACTAATGGATTCTTTatgatatttcttataataGAATCCCCGTTCAGATTGGCTCATTTTGGAACTAGCTGGATTAAGAATTGGAAAACGCTAAAATACAATTATCTTGTATGTCAGCTAATCAAGAGGTTATCTGTTTCGATCCGACATcagatattttaatattaatcagTTCAATTGTAAGTACTCATCTGTTTTTTCAACGCCAcgtgatctttttttttatcttcgcCTTATTATATATGCAGTGTAAAGTTATTCTAAATAGTCATgggaatttaattgattaatcagAGGGTGTGTGAATATGTATCGTAAATCTCTTGGATATTCTCCTTAATTTTtacgaataaaaaatttattctaaatataagaaaaaatttaaacatgtatAAGAACAAAtgtcaaattataaaaagtattcATAATTGTTTCACTTAAAAccttcaaattatatttaaaaatataaacagaatattttgtaacttttgcAACGAAGAAAGTTTCAGTTGAATGtctattgataaaaatattttatagtttaaCAGTAACAATATTAACGTACCCATAATTACATATCTGAAAATGttctttgaaagtgattttgaccaatactatatattattttttgatactGATTTTCCATACCATATTAATTAGGGGAAAAGGCACTCAgtgctttttaaatttttgaaaaaaaaaatattggatagTTTCTAGGATGTGATGGGGTGTGGGTTGATTGAAAAGAATAgttataggaataaaaaaagaaatttgaaaatattattttaggaataatatgaaaaaataaatatgtacacCAAAATAATAAGTATATTTCCTTTATTAGTAATATAGATTATTAATAGATCGatggaaaataatattaattattaatagtgctaccaaaacaaaattttgactggacaaattaaaaaattaaaagaaacaaataaagctCTTTCCACAAGTGTTTTTCTCTACCCAAGTAGATAGTAGATACAGCGCTTTCACTCTAATACGTTAGATATAACATCCACACCTAAACTATGATATACATTAGGAATGTGTGTTGCTTTaaaatattgagaaaaaaatctgaaaattatCATCCAACAAGGGCCAGCCACGTATCAACTTCGTGGGGCTATTAGCACCGTGGGCTATTGGTTTCGTATAGAATCGAATGCGTGCCTAAGGAGAATATGGATTAGGATGTGTTTGGTGACCTTTTTTTTAGCTGAGTCCGAAACTTACgtttaacaaataataaaccAAATTTAAGCAATCCACTGCACGCAGTTTATGTTTGAGAACTTGACTACGATATTACAATTTGCTGTAACCAACATATCAAACGAtctttttaagaatatatatgtAAATGATTGGTCATCTCCCTCTTGGAGTTGGATCTTATTAACTTTTTGGTTGAGACTTTGATCACCCCACTACGTTtcccaaaataaaactaaaatgcaAAAACCCTAGTATCCAATTAGTGATTTTcttaacaagaacaagaaaaagtAGTTTTGGATGCATTGTGGATTTTTTACCCGACGATAACACATTATCAAGCTCCTTCTGGTGGGGCTACTACTACACGTCAATTGTCGCAGGTTAGAGAAGAATGCTATTTGCGGAACCAAGTttgatacaaaataaaaacGATACTATGCTAAAAATTTCAACCCAAATCACATTCACtttgttttaaattgaaaactatcaaagttattttagatttatattaattaggcacaatataaatataaatatgacgATACAGAAAATTTGTGTTCTTTAATATTTTAGCATTATATGCGTGATCTATGTCCATAAAGTGTTCGTTTTTCACTGTTGGTGATATTCGAAATATTAAAACTAaggataaaataagtttttttttataaggaaaatcagaattttattaaaataccaGTTTTGACACTATGAATGTCAGAACTGCtcaaaatcaaaacacaatGTTGCAGCACCCTCAGTTACAAGAATAACATTGAGCCTCCACATAATTAACAACGTGTTATTCACCCAAGAGTACTACATATAAAACCATTCCTAACCCAAATTTAAAACCTTTGTCCCATCCACCTAAGCTTCATAACGttgccatatatatatatatatatatatggcagcAATTAGCCTTTGACGATATTCCCTTTGCTGtgtaaatatatgtatgttttcCATCCACACTTCCTAACATAATAGCCACCGTAGTAAAATCAGCATCATTACCAAATTCTCTCATGAAAATTATCTGCATGATTTAGCTCTACGCAAACCAACACATATCTCACGTTGCTGATATAAACcagttaaaacaataaaactaaaGATAAAACAAGTTAATGCGGACATGAATTAATtatgtgaattatatatatcatttaagtCATTCCACTATTGGACACAAAGTACAAAAGCGTCTAATTGACGCAATAATAAACTTGTTAATGACATACAGATTTGGTGAAGCAGACGagtcaaaagataaaaacatgaaAGTGATAATTTAAGGTGACAATAATTACGTGCTAAATATATCAGTTATGATTACATGTTGAGGCTTGTTAGTAAGTAGTAAGATATAGTAGAGTCACAGATGGAGCTTAGCTAGCAATATATGGTCACAACCACCTCACCTGCATTGCACCCGCTGATCCTATCGAGAGCTGAATTAACTAAGCACGTAACGTAACGTTTGGAGTTGAAATTGCATACGTCAAAGTTGAattaattactataccattctCTCTTAAGTCTTACCTTGCCTGTTATGGAAAATATCATTACTCTTGATGAATAAATAACCCATGCAATGCACTTATAGAATCGCCAAACTCAATCTCTCCCAAGGTCTGAGTTAAGTTTCCCACACGAATATATGTCTCGTCTAACACCATCACCAACCAACCCTGTCCACGAAGACAGGCTTCCTTTCTTCAACCAATCCATGGAACTAGTCCAACCCCCAACCCGAACCAGATCCAGAACCCTCGGCGACCTCCTTAAACGCGTCGAGGATGCTCAAAACGACACTCCTCTTGCACCACCCCACCATGTTCTCGATCTCTCCTCTTCCTCCGCCACCCACCCCTTTGTCCTCTCCTTCACCAACTTAACCTACAACGTCAACCTCCGCCGCAAGTTCACTTTTTTTCCCGCCACCACCGCTTCCGCGCCCGACCACGAAACCAAACCCAACGGCACCAAGACTCTCCTCAACGACATCTCCGGCGAGGCCAGGGACGGCGAGATCATGGCCGTTCTCGGCGCCAGCGGCTCCGGAAAGTCCACCTTAATCGACGCCCTCGCCGATAGAATCTCAAAAGAAAGCCTCAGAGGCACGGTGAAATTAAACGGCGACGTTCTGGAATCGAGTCTTTTGAAGGTTATATCCGCTTACGTCATGCAAGACGACCTCCTCTTTCCCATGCTCACCGTCGAAGAAACCCTAATGTTCGCCGCGGAGTTCAGACTCCCTCGCTCTTTCTCAAAGTCCAAGAAAAAGGCTCGTGTACAAGCCCTCATCGACCAGCTCGGCCTCCGCTCCGCCGCCTCCACCGTCATCGGCGACGAGGGCCACCGCGGAGTCTCCGGCGGCGAACGCCGCCGAGTCTCCATCGGCACCGACATCATCCACGACCCCATCGTGCTCTTCCTCGACGAACCAACCTCCGGCCTCGACTCCACCAGCGCCTTCATGGTCGTCAAAGTCTTACAGCGAATCGCTCAGAGCGGAAGCATCGTCATCATGTCCATTCACCAACCTAGCTACAGAATCTTGAGCCTCTTAGACCACTTGATCTTCCTCTCCCACGGAAACACCGTCTTCAGCGGCTCTCCGGCGAACCTTCCCGCCTTCTTCTCCGAGTTCGGCCACCCCATCCCGGAGAACGAAAACCGAACCGAATTCGCACTCGACCTAATCCGCGAACTCGAACAAGAAGCTACTGGTACCAAGAGTTTAGTAGACTTCAACAAATCCTGGCAGCTGAAAAACAAAAACCAGGCCCAGGCCCAGAACGAGTATGATTCCAAACTATCTCTCAAGGACGCTATCAGCGCTAGCATTTCTAGAGGCAAACTCGTGTCCGGCACTAACGGTAACGGCAGGAACAACTCAACGGCACTGGTTTCAGTTCCCGCCTTCGCGAATTCGTTTTGGATGGAGATGTTGGTGATAGGAAAACGGTCGCTAACTAACTCAAGGAGGATGCCGGAGTTATTCGGGATTCGTTTGGGTGCAGTTCTGGTCACGGGGGCAATCTTGGCAACAATCTTTTGGCACCTGGACGATTCCCCGAAAGGAGTCCAAGAGCGCGTGGGGTTCTTCGCGTTCGCCATGTCCACCACGTTCTACACGTGCGCCGAAGCCATGCCGGTGTTCCTCCAAGAGCGCTACATCTTCATGAGAGAAACCGCACACAACGCGTACCGTCGCTCGTCCTACGTGCTCGCGCACGCAATCATTTCCCTCCCTTCCTTGCTTTTTCTCTCCCTCGCATTTGCGGCCACAACGTTTTGGGCCGTGGGCATGACCGGCGGCACTTCGGGcttcctcttttattttatcacaATTTTGGCCTCGTTTTGGGCCGGGAACTCGTTCGTGACGTTCCTCTCCGGCGTGGTGTCGCACGTGATGATAGGGTTCACCGTGGTGGTTGCAATTCTGGCTTACTTCCTCCTCTTCAGCGGGTTCTTCATCAGCAGGGACAGGATCCCTCCGTACTGGATATGGTTCCACTACCTTTCGCTGGTGAAGTACCCGTACGAGGGAGTGCTGCAGAATGAGTTCGATGTGAGGTCTCCGAGGTGTTTTGTGAGAGGGATTCAGATGTTCGAGAACACGCCGCTGGGGATGGTGCCGGAAGCCCTGAAGGTGGAGCTGCTCAAGAGCATGAGCCAGACTCTAGGAATGAACATCACGAGGTCCACCTGCGTGGTCACCGGAGAGGATGTGCTGAAGCAGCAGGGGATCACGCAGCTGACCAAGTGGAACTGCTTGTGGATCACGCTGGCTTGGGGGTTCTTCTTTCGCTTCCTCTTTTATTTGGCGCTGCTCTTTGGGAGCAGGAACAAGAGGAGGTAGTTAGTCAAGGAACCAATCTTCTTTTGCTTCCCCAATCACATCAAGACCTTAATTGTGGTTATATCAGCCGCATTTTTTCACAATTACTCAtacataaagtaaaaaaaaaattctcaccgCAATCACAATTTTAAACCATGCAACCAATATTAACACTCCTCCTAAGCCCTACCCTCCATTGTactcatatttttattcatctcAATAAAAAGTGAATCAAGAGTGCAcccaagaaaaggaagaaaaaaaaaaacccgtaTGTAATGTAGAGTAATTTATCTTTCACAGTCTGTTAATTGAGATCACTACTGTTTCGTACAAACCACACAGCATCTTGTGTTTTTCATCGAGACAATGGTACTCCTTTCTTCTGCGGCATTTTTTTTTCGGGAGGGGAGGTTTtttggttttatattttatccttaatttattTACGTACGTACTACGTACTCTTTTGATGCCAATTCTCATTTTCGTTAgtttttgcatttcaattatttaatagATAAATTTATTGTGAATTGTGATGCTCCATACACCTACATCGTATTATATATGAGTCATTCTGTATAATTTCTTGACTGTTGAGACTTGAGATATACCTGAATTGATTATGATGAATAGATACTCGAATGTGATACAGTACTTTCTCTTGAGAttgcaattaaattttattttagactaTATTTAAGTCttctatatatttaaaacttgAAAGAATTAGTCTTCGATACAGTACTTTCTCTTGAACGATGTTTGGACCTAAATAACGTAATGCAACGAGAGTATAGACATCTTTAATCGTTAACAACATATAACATTTAAAATGTTGCAATTATTTGTTATCTCATTTCATCTTATAATGTGAAatcgtatatatttttttttcatacatgaTGGGaaataaagaaactaaaaccaCATGTGAGGGACACCTGAAACTGAAAGGCAGCTAAAGCGAACTGAACAGAACAATAGATGAAGGAATATTCTCCAAAATCTGTAAGACTCTCTGAGTAGAGGTACCTTGCTTTGTTATTACCAAACCGCGCACATGTTTCCTTCAAACGTAACGTAATCAATCTCAAAGCCATTTGAGAATGATCAGTTTCACAGATGCATATTATGCGGGAGATTagatttaagaatttttacaatttttctcttcaacagtacaatctttcaaaattttaaaataatagaatttgggaggaaaaagaaagaattgtttaagataaatattaagTATTTCCTATGCTTGTTTGGACAAGAATTGAgggaaaaaatcataaaagtcCATAAGTACCACtggattatatttttgttactcTACGTCTCTactcataatttaatattagtcACTGAGGCATGAGAGGTAATGCATAAAAaactaaatgattttttataaagtaaattttttaaaaattgttttagaaatatatttacgtatttttttaattaatataaaataatttaatataattatttatttatttttgttttcttttacgttcattcaaacaagtaatattaatattttcacttatttttctttttttttctatttgcctAAGCAACACTTTTTTTGactatatttatctttaatttttatttgttttctttcattccttttaatttttttctctttattaatcTAAACAATTGGTAAACCACATTTGCACAGTAAAATCTatgttgtaaaaattaaattagaatgaaaatgtgtttagtttgatgtttgataaattaaggttcactcattatagaaagttgtgccttcatgtttCACAAATCGTTTTTTCAGTTAAATTGAATGTGACTTTTATTTAAACTAATGTTGAGTCCAAAGCTACTCCTCTCTTGTATTTCAGTCAAAAGTAAAAAGTTCTAAACATAAATCAAGTTACATTTGCCCTACTTTTAATCAAACTTAAATCTACAAAGTTGAGTTCaacaaactatatttttttcaactataATCCAAGCACAAATTGGTCTAATGAAGAAGTCGGCGAATTGGTCTATTGTCTCATTCAAATGAACTATTTAATTGATCTTGAGAAAAACTAGTTGAAGAACTAAAATTtggtaaaacaattaaaaataaccaaaaaacaaTTTACTAAAATCaacgaaattttttttaaaccatgttttttttttgtttttttcttgtcAAAAATTAGCTGAAAATATTTatcactttctttttatttttagaggTAAACTTGTAAACTtgttggcttttttttttttttataccgaaagtggataatttttttttcaaaatcacgAAATTGAAGTAGATTTCAAAAAACTACCAAATCAAGGGTATGATAAGTCATAGATAGCTATTACGACTCCTAAGTGAAAGTCAAACACTAATTTATGATTActgagttttgatttttttttcatgcttgAAGTCGTGAAAGATATTTTGAATTTGTCTGAAAATTTGATTGTTTGTTTTAGAAGTTGTAGTTAGACTTACAACTtcttaattttccttttcttaaaaaaaattgtcctcaCCAAAGTCATGAAACCCCTTgcaacctcatttttttttgtttaattccaATTTGCTGTCGTGAGTTTATCCatgatttatttctttctttttcgcatttttcttaccttttattagtaaataaatattttatcctttatattaaaataatcatattaaataaattaattaaagttttattttaataatacttatttcaaaaaagaaagaaatcccAACATATTCTACGACTTCTATttcaaacatattaaaaaaaaaggaaaaataaaaagtcacaAACCCATCTACCAACgacttctaaaaaaaatcagatttcaTAATAAAGTCAAAGAAAttttcacaacttttaaaaaaaccaaaaataaaaaaaatctaaagtcGTAAATGGTATCTACGACTTACCCTTGACTTGATAATTTTTCGAAATGTAACTCCATTTTGGAATTTCGGAAAATAATTGTCctttcttgataaaaaaaaaaaacaaacttatcgTTGTTAACAATAATGTTAATTAACTTTACAGTAATGTGAATTTCAACTTAATGA is a window encoding:
- the LOC100781319 gene encoding ABC transporter G family member 20, which produces MSRLTPSPTNPVHEDRLPFFNQSMELVQPPTRTRSRTLGDLLKRVEDAQNDTPLAPPHHVLDLSSSSATHPFVLSFTNLTYNVNLRRKFTFFPATTASAPDHETKPNGTKTLLNDISGEARDGEIMAVLGASGSGKSTLIDALADRISKESLRGTVKLNGDVLESSLLKVISAYVMQDDLLFPMLTVEETLMFAAEFRLPRSFSKSKKKARVQALIDQLGLRSAASTVIGDEGHRGVSGGERRRVSIGTDIIHDPIVLFLDEPTSGLDSTSAFMVVKVLQRIAQSGSIVIMSIHQPSYRILSLLDHLIFLSHGNTVFSGSPANLPAFFSEFGHPIPENENRTEFALDLIRELEQEATGTKSLVDFNKSWQLKNKNQAQAQNEYDSKLSLKDAISASISRGKLVSGTNGNGRNNSTALVSVPAFANSFWMEMLVIGKRSLTNSRRMPELFGIRLGAVLVTGAILATIFWHLDDSPKGVQERVGFFAFAMSTTFYTCAEAMPVFLQERYIFMRETAHNAYRRSSYVLAHAIISLPSLLFLSLAFAATTFWAVGMTGGTSGFLFYFITILASFWAGNSFVTFLSGVVSHVMIGFTVVVAILAYFLLFSGFFISRDRIPPYWIWFHYLSLVKYPYEGVLQNEFDVRSPRCFVRGIQMFENTPLGMVPEALKVELLKSMSQTLGMNITRSTCVVTGEDVLKQQGITQLTKWNCLWITLAWGFFFRFLFYLALLFGSRNKRR